The sequence GGACGCGGGCGCACCGCTGCCCGCCGGCCGTGCCGGTGTCGCGGGCACCTCGGTGCTGGTGCCCGGCGGTGCGTTTGTGCTCGGCGTCGACGCCGCCACCGAACCGCACTCACTGGACAACGAACGCCCCGCGCACGTCGTCGACGTGCCGTCCTTCCGGATCGGGCGGGTGCCGGTCACCAACGGCGAGTGGCAACAGTTCCTCGACGACGGCGGCTACGACGAACCCCGGTGGTGGTCGCGGGCCGGCTGGGCACACCGCGTGCAGGCCGGGCTGCGGGCACCGCAGTTCTGGAACCCCGACGGCACCCGCATCCGATTCGGCCACGTCGAGGCCATCCCCGCCGACGAGCCCGTCCAGCACGTCACGTACTTCGAGGCCGAGGCGTACGCGGCGTGGGCGGGCGCGCGGCTGCCGACCGAGGTGGAGTGGGAGAAGGCCTGCGCCTGGGATCCCGCGCTGGGCGCACGGCGGCGCTACCCGTGGGGCGCCTCGGAGCCGACCGCGCACCTGGCCAACCTCGGCGGCGACGCGCTGCGACCCGCGCCGGTCGGGGCGTATCCCGCCGGCGCATCGGCCTACGGCGCCGAACAGATGCTCGGCGACGTGTGGGAGTGGACCACCTCCCCGCTGCGGGCCTGGCCCGGCTTCACACCGATGATCTACGAGCGCTACTCGCAGCCGTTCTTCGACGGCGACTACAAGGTGCTGCGCGGCGGGTCGTGGGCGGTGGCGGCCAACATCCTGCGCCCCAGCTTCCGCAATTGGGATCATCCGATCCGGCGCCAGATCTTCGCCGGCGTGCGCCTGGCGTGGTCCGTTGAGGAGGGTCAAGCCTGATGTGCCGGCACCTGGGCTGGCTCGGCGACCCGGTGTCGGTGGCCTCGCTGGTGCTGGATCCCGCCAACGGCCTGCTGGTGCAGTCGTATGCGCCGCGCCGCCAGAAGCACGGCTTGATGAACGCCGACGGGTGGGGCGTCGGGTTCTTCTCATCGGATGTGCCCGACGGCACGCCCCGCCGGTGGCGCAGCGCCACCCCGCTGTGGGGCGACGCGTCGTTCGCGTCGATGGCACCCGCGTTGCGTGGCGGCTGCATCGTGGCGGCCGTCCGGTCGGCCAGCATCGGCATGCCGATCGAAGCGACGGCGTCCGCGCCGTTCACCGACGGGACATGGCTGCTGTCGCACAACGGGCTGGTCGCCCGCGACGTGCTGCCGTTGTCGCGGCACGCCGAGTCCACCAACGACAGCGCGCTGCTGGCGGCGCTGATCTTCGAGCGCGGCCTCGACCGGCTCACCGACACCCTGGCGAAGGTCGCCGCGGCGGACCCCAACGCACGGCTGAACATCTTGGCGGGCAACGGTTCTCGCCTGATCGCCACCACATGGGGTGACACGTTGTCGGTGTTACGCCGAGACGACGGCACCGTGCTGGCCAGCGAACCCTACGATGACGACCCGCGCTGGCAGGAACTGCCGGATCGGCACCTGATCTCGGTCGTCGCCGGCGCTGACATCGAACTGATTCCGCTGAAAGGATCGTCGTGACCCTCTCGCTGTCCAACCACCTGCCGGCGAACTCGGCCGCGCGAGCGCTGCGCCGGGATGTGCTCGACGGGCTGACTCAGACGCCGAAAGCGTTGCCTCCCAAATTGTTCTACGATTCGATCGGCAGTGAGCTGTTCGACCAGATCACGCGGCTGCCGGAGTACTACCCGACACGCACCGAAGCGCAGATCCTGCGGGCCCGGTCCGCCGAGATCGCCGAGGCCTCGGGCGCAGACACCCTGGTGGAGCTGGGCAGCGGCACCTCCGAAAAGACCCGCATGCTTTTGGATGCGTTGCGCGACGGGGGAACTCTGCGGCGGTTCGTTCCTTTCGACGTAGACGCCGGCGTGCTGAACGCCGCTGGGGCGGCGATCCAGAAGGAGTATCCGGGCGTCGAGGTCGACGCGGTGTGCGGCGACTTCGAGGAGCACCTCGGCGAGATACCCCGGGTCGGGCGGCGCCTGATCGCCTTCCTCGGCTCGACCATCGGCAACCTGACACCGCAACCGCGCGCGCGGTTCCTGACCACGTTGGCGCAGACGATGCGGCCCGGTGACAGCCTGCTGCTGGGTACCGATCTGGTGAAGGACACCGAACGCCTGGTGCGCGCCTACGACGACAGCGCCGGCGTGACGGCCCGGTTCAACCGCAACGTGCTCGCGGTGATCAACCGCGAACTCGACGCCGACTTCGACCTGCAGGCGTTCGACCACGTCGCGCGGTTCAACGCCGAGGAGGAACGCATCGAGATGTGGCTGCGCGCCCGCGGTGCGCAGCGGGTGTATGTGCGCGAACTGGACTTGACGGTGGACTTCACCGACGACGAGGAGATGCTCACCGAGGTGTCGTGCAAGTTCCGTCCCGACGGGATCGCCGCGGAGCTGGCCGCGGCCGGTCTGCGGCGCACCCATTGGTGGACCGACCCCGCGGGCGACTTCGGCCTGTCGCTGTCGACCAAATGAGCCTCGGCGAGCAGTGGCGGTCGGCGCGGCCAAAGGTCGCCGGCCTGCATCTGGACAGCGCGGCGTGCTCACGGCAGAGCTTCGCGGTCCTCGACGCCACCGCGCGGCACGCGCGGCACGAGGCCGAGGTCGGCGGATACGTCGCCGCCGAGGCGGCGGCGCCGGTGCTGGACGCCGGCCGCGCCGCCGTCGCCGCCCTGACCGGCCTGCCCGCCGACCATGTCGTGTTCACCACCGGCGCCAACCACGCTCTGGATCTGCTGCTGTCCAGCTGGCCGGGGGAGCGCACCGTGGCCTGCCTGCCCGGTGAGTACGGGCCCAACCTGGCGATCATGGCCGCCAACGGCTTTGACGTGCGGGCCCTGCCCGTCGACGGCCACGGCCGGCTCGACGTCGACACCGCCGCGCGCCAGCTGGGTGTCGGCCCGCCAGCCGTCGTGCATCTCACCGCGCTGGCCAGCCACCGCGGCCTGAAGCAGCCGCTGGCCGCGCTGGCCGACGTGTGCCGAGATCTCGGCGCTGCGTTGGTCGTCGACGCCGCTCAAGCCCTCGGCCACCTTGACTGCGCGGTGCGCCCCGCGGCCATCTACAGCTCCTCACGCAAGTGGCTTGCCGGGCCGCGCGGCGTCGGGGTGCTCGCTCTTCACCCGGACCTCGCGTCGCGTCTGCGGCCACGGCTGCCGCCCCCGGAATGGAACCTGTCGCTGACGGTGATCGAGCGCCTCCAGCACGGCGAGGCCAATGTGGCTGGCCGCGTGGGCTTTTCGGTCGCTGTCGGCGAGCACCTGGCTGCCGGAGCCGAGCAGATGCGCGCCCGGCTCGCCGAAATCGGCCGGTGGACCAGGGAAGCGCTCAACGACGTGCCCGGGTGGCGGGTGGTCGAACCGCTCGACGAGCCGACCGCGATCACCACCCTGACCCCTACCGGCGGCGCCGACCCGCAGAAGGTGCGGGCATGGCTGATCGACGAGCGGGGGGTGGTCACCACCTGTGCCGAGGTGCAGCGGGCGCCGTTCGAGCTGACCGCTCCGGTGCTGCGGGCGTCACCGCATATCGACGTCACCCGCGACGAGCTGGCCCAGTTCGCCGAGGCGCTGGCCGACGCGACCGCCGAGGCAGGTTAGTCGAGGATCCCCGCCTCGCGGGCGCGCCGCACGGCGTCGCGCCGGTTGGTGACCGCAAGCTTGTCGAGGATCGCCGACACATGTTTGTCGATCGTCTTGACCGACAAGTAAAGCCGCTCGGCGAGCTCGGCATTGGTCAGCCCGTCGCCCAGCAGTCGCAGCACGTCGACCTGCCGGGTGGTGAGACCGGCGGTGTTGGCCAATGTCGTCGAGCGGCGGCGGGCGGGCACCACGGCCACGCCTCGCGCCCGCAGCCGGCCCCGGATCTTGGCGGCCACCGCGTCAGCGCCGAGCCGGTCGAGAGCGTCGAGCCCACGGCGCGCCAGGTCGGGATCGTCGGAGTCGGTGAGCGCCAGCGCGGCCTCGTACGGCATCGACCTGCTCGAGAACTCTTCGGCCGCGGCTTCGTGTGCACCGGCTAGCAGCAGTCGGTAAGGACTGGCGATCCCATCGGGCTTCACGCCGAGACCGAGGCGGTGCAGCCACATCGCCAGCTCCCCGCGTGACCACTCCACACCCACCTGCGGGCCGTCGTCCAGCAGCGCCCTACACGCCGCCAGTCGTTCGTCGGCCGTGCCTGTCACCCAAGCCCATTCGGCGATCACCGCGGCCGCCGCCAACAGCCGTATCGGTTCGGAGAGCCGCTGCGCGAGCCGCCACTGCTCGTCGACGTCTTCGGCGCCGGACGCATCGCGGCGCAGCGATATCAGTGCACGCACCGAAACCGGCCAGGCCCGAGCCAGCTCGCCGCTTTGGGTGGCCAACGCGTTGTCGGCGTCGGTCAGCGCGTCGTCCCAGTCTCCCGTCAGCAGTTCGAGCCTGGCGCGTTCGCCCAGCTGCCATGACCTGGCGAGCGGAACGTCCCGCTCGACGCTCAGCGAAAGGCTGACCTCGAGCAACTCGGCCGCCTGATCCAGCCTGCGATGCTCCACGTCGAGATACAACAGACCGGCATAGGTGTGGGCCCGGATGTCGTCCATGTCCTCGGAAGCCGATTCGATCGCCGTCAGCACCGCAGCCCGACCGTCGCTGTCTCCGGAGAACGCCGAACGGTAGCCGTCGACGATCCGCAGCCAGACCGCCAGCGCCGGATGGTCGTCGTCGGCGCTGAATTCGGTGGCCTGCGATACGAGCTGGGCTGTGCGCTCCAGGTCGCCCGACATGACGGCGATGAGCGCCTGCGTCACCAGCGCACGGCCGGCCAGCGCGCGCTCGGTGTGGCACCCCGGGGCCAGCTCGCCCGCCAGGGCCGCGATCGCTTGTTGGGCGTAATGATCTGCGGCAGAGCGGTTTCCGTCGCACCAGTGATAGGTCGCCAGCGCGTTGTGGTTCGCGCTCACCGCCGCGGGCGGGCCGAGCCGCTGGCGCAGCTGTAAGGCGCGCTGGCGCACCGCGATGGCGTCGGCCAGGCGGTCGGTCAGGAAACTCTCGTCGGCAAGCAGTTCCAGCAGCTCGACTTCGTCTTCGGCGGGCATCGGCCCCCCGTGTTCCATCGCGGTGCGGTAGAACTCGGCGGCCTGCGTATGAGCGCCCGATCGCGCCGCGGCGCGCCCGGCATCGGATGCGGCAGCCCGGATCCGTTCTGGTTCACCGACACCCAGGGCGTGATGCGTGAGCACCGCGGGATCGCCCAACGCGGTCGCCTCATAGGCGCGGATCATGCGGCGGTGCAGGTTCGGCTCGGCGCCCGGGGGAATGACGCTGCTGACTGCCAGCCGACAGAGGTCGTGGCTGAACGTGATTCCGCGCTCGGTCCGCTTGATGAGCTTGCCCTGATCCAGTGAGCGCAACGCCTCCATGGTGACGCCCAGATGGGCCAGCAGCGCGTCGGGAATCGGGCCCGTCGCGCATGCCAACAGGTACAGCAGGTCCCATTCGGGAACGTCGAGGCCCACGGTGCGCGACAAGATGGCGTCCCGCACCGTGGTCGGTAGGTCGGTGTCGGCCTGGTCGAGCATCTCGACGACGAAGAACGCGTTCCCCCCGGTGATCCGGTGCAGCCAAACCGGGTCCAGGGGACGATCGCCCACCAGGTCGGTGACGGCAGCCAGGCTCAACGGCGGCAGCGCCAGCGATCTGGCATTGGTCGCGCGCGCGACGTCGCCGAGCAGCGCACGCATCGGATGGGTGTTGTCGATTTCGTCGTCGCGGACGGTGCCGACGACGACCGAATGTGTCCGCCGGACACGGCGAAGCACGAAACGCAGAAAGTCGATGGTCGCCTGATCGGCCCAGTGCAGGTCGTCGATTACCAGCACCGACGGTCTCGTGACGAGTTCTTCGAACACCGCCGAGTAGATGTCATAGGGCCGATCGCCATCACGCAGCAGTTCTCGAGTCCGCGGCTCGAACTGGTCGGCAAGGTCGTGGATCGGGCCGAACGGCCGCGGCGTCGACAGCGGATCGCATCCGGCGAGAAGCACTTTCTCGTCGGCCGGCCAGGACCGGATGAATTCATCGACGAACGATGTCTTGCCGGCGCCGGATTCGCCGCAAATGATCGCGACGCCACCGGCCCCGGCGCGCGCCTGATCGGCCGTAGCGGCGAGCTCGGCGAGCTCGCGATCGCGCTCGATCAGCCTCACGTCGTCTGAGGCTACCCAGACCCGAAGCCTCTGACCAGCGGTAACGACGAGATGGCCAGCGGGCCCACGGTTGAATATGGGGAATTTCTCCTGATGTGGGCGCCGGTTTGGTGAGCGAACGTGTTGTCGAGGCCCGGCGAATTGCGGGCCCCGACATACGACAGGAGCAGAGCGATGAACGGCGCAGCGACGAGGACCGGCACGTATATCGGGCGAATCGGTGTTCTGGCGGTGATTCTCGGCGTCGGGGTGTGCGTGGCTCCTGCGGCCGCGGACCCGGACGCGTCGCCGCAGGCGGGGGTCGGTACGCACGCCGCGGTCGAAAAACCTTCGCTTGCTGAATGGTTCGAGCCTGTCGCTGCTGCTACCGAGGCGCCGCGAGTGCAGGCGTCGTCGCCGGTGGCGACCGCACCCGCACACCGGACGGCGCAGCGACCGGTGCGCAACGGCAGCACCGGCGAAATTGAGCCCGCGTCGACGGCTTCAGCCGGTGACCTCGCGGCTGACTTTGAGTTGAGCCGGTTCTTCTTCGCCCCAACCACTTTGGCTGCCCACGCGGCACACCGCACCACTTCGGAGGCGGCACCGACGGCGGCGGTGAGCACCAGCCTGTTCAGCCCGACGGGCGCGTTTCTCGGTGCGGTGGGTCCGGGCGGTTGGCTGATCGGCGACGGTGTGTTGCCGGGGCAGAACGGCGGGTTGTTGATCGGCAACGGCGCCGACGGGGGGCCCGGTCAGGACGGTGGGCGCGGTGGGCTGTTGATGGGCAACGGCGGCAACGGCGGGGCCGGTCTGCCCGGACAAGACGGCGGCAACGGCGGGGACGCGGGGCTGTTCGGCAACGGCGGTAACGGCGGTCTCGGCGGGGTCGGCGATGCCGAAGGCAAGGCGGGCAACGGCGGCCGCGGCGGCAACGGCGGCCTGCTGATGGGCAACGGCGGCGCAGGCGGCAACGGCGGCACGGCCGAGAATGACTCATACGCCGACGGGGGCCGCGGCGGTGACGGCGGCAACAGCGGCTTCCTCGGCAACGGTGGTAACGGCGGCAACGGCGGCAATGCCAGCAGTACCACCGAGGATGCGCTCGGCGGTAGGGGCGGCGCCGGCGGCGACGGCGGGCTGCTGGGCGACGGCGGCAGGGGCGGCCTCGGAGGCGATGCCACCACCGGATCCGGCACGGCACTGGGTGCCAATGGCGGTAACGGCGGCGCCGGCGGTAACGGCGGTCTGCTCGGCGGCGACGGCGGCGAAGGCGGTGCGGGCGGTCGCGGCACGAGCATCACCGGGAACTTCGGCGGTGGCGGCAATGGCGGCAACGGCGGTCGCGGCGGCCTGAACGGCAACGGCGGTGCGGGCGGGGCCGGCGGCGACGGCCAGAACGGGCGCGGCAGCGCCATGGGTGGCAGCGGCGGCACTGGCGGTAACGGCAACCTCTCCGGCACCGGCGGTGCGGGCGGCAGCGGCGGCGCCGGAACCAGCGAGGGCGGTGGGCTCGGGTTCGGCGGCACGGGCGGCGACGGCGGCAGCCCCGGCGGCGCGGGCGGTACCGGAGGCACCGGCAGCACCAACAACGGCAACAACGGCAACAACGGATGAGCCCACCCCGGGCCGGCGGTCGCCCCCACCGTCGGCCCGGGGGCACCCCGCACGACAGAAGGAATCAACCGATGAAGACGTTCATCATCGAGCGCGAGGTACCGGGAGCCAGTGAGCTCACGACGGCCGAACTCGCCGAGATGTCAAGGAAATGCAACATCGCCGCGGCGTCGATGGGTGTTCCGTACCGGTGGGTCACCAGCTACGTCACCGGCGACAAGATCTACTGCATCCACGAAGCCGACGACGAGACGGTGGTGCGCGAACACGCGCGGCGGTGCGGCTTCAAAGCCACCACCTTGGCCGTCGTGATCGCGGAGTTCGGGCCGCACACCGCCGACGTCTAGGGCTGGTCCCAGGTGTGCACCGGCTCGTTGCTGTGCATCCGCTCGCAGTACAGCCGCAGCATCTCGGCCAGCGCGTCGGGCCGGCTGCGCCCGCCCTCCTGCAGGGCCGTGACGGTGGCCACCTGCCAGGCCGACCCGTTGCGGCCGGTCTTGGCGCGGCCTTCGATCACGCCGAGATAGCGGTCCCGCACCTCGCTGGCCACCTCCCAGCGGCGCAGCCCCTCATCGGCCATCGGTAAGAGCTGCCGCAGCACCAGTTCGTCGGGGGTCACCTCGCCCAGCCCGGGCCAGTACAGTCGTGCATCCATGCCGTCGCGCGCCGATTCGATGAAGTTATGTTGTGCCGCAGCAAAACTCATCTTTGTCCACAGCGGGCGGTCCTCTTCGGACAGCGTGCGCAGCGTGCCGTAGTAGAACGCGGCGTTGGCCATCATGTCGACGACGGTCGGTCCGGCGGGCAGCACCCGGTTCTCCACGCGCAGGTGCGGACGGCCTGCCCCATCCTGTTCCACCACGTCGTACACCGGACGGTTCCAGCGGTAGATGGTGCCGTTGTGCAACCGCAGTTCGGCCAGCCGCGGGGTGCGGCCCTGCGCGAGTTCAAAGGCCGGGTCCTCGTCGGTCAGCTCGGGAAGAAGCGACGGAAAGTAGCGCACGTTCTCCTCGAACAGGTCGAAGATCGAGGTGATCCAGCGCTCGCCGAACCACACCCGCGGTCGCACCCCCTGCGCCTTGAGCTCGTCGGGGCGGGTGTCGGTGGCCTGCGCGAACAGCTCGATGCGGGTTTCGGCCCACAGGTGGTGCCCGAAGAAGTACGGGGAGTTGGCGCCCAGCGCCAGCTGCGGGCCTGCCAGCACCTGCGCGGCGTTCCAGTTGTGGGCGAACTCGGCGGGGGAGACCTGAAGATGCAGCTGCATGCTCGTGCACGCCGATTCCGGCGCGATCGACTCGGTCTGCAGGCTCAGCCGTTCGGGCCCGGCGATGTCGATGAGGATGTCCTCGCCGCGGGCGGTGAAGATGGAGTCGTTGAGCGCCTGATAGCGGGTCGACTCGCTCATCCACCGGCCGGTCAGGTGTTGGGGCATCAGCGTCGGCAGGATGCCGATCATCACGATGTGCGCGTCGTGGTCGTTGGCTTTTCGCTCGGCGGCGTTGAGGCTGGCGCGCACGTCGTTCTCCAGCTCCAGCGCCGCCCGGCCGGGCAGCCGCCGCGGCGGAACGTTGAATTCGATGTTGTACGCGCCCAATTCGGTCTGGTAGGCGGGGTCGGCGATCGCCTCGAGGACTTCCTGGTTGGTCATGGCGGGCTGATACGCGGAGTCAACGAGGTTGCACTCGATCTCCATCCCGGTCAAGGGCCGTTCGAACTCGAAACTGGATTGGTTGAGCATGGTTTCGAAGACGTCGAGGCACTGCTGCACCTTGCGCCGATACTCGCGCCGGTGCGCGCGGCTGTATTCGGTCTGCTTCACGTCTTCGCCCACACCGCCGATGGTTCAGTGTCGGTGACGCTTGCGCAAGTAAAACGCCGACAATCGGCGTGAACAGGGCGTGACCGTCCCCCGGGCGTTGGGCCGAGGCCGCATACTGGGCGGGTGAGCAGGCCGGCAGCCGACGACGTCGACCAGGGCGGCCTGGAGCAGGTCGCCACCGTCGACCGGGTCGCCTCGCTCACCGGAGTACGGGCCGTCGCGGCGCTGCTCGTCATGGGCACCCACGCCGCTTACGGCACCGGCACATACAACCGCGGGTACGTCGGGCTGGTGTACGCGCGGATGGAGATCGGCGTCGCGATCTTCTTCGTGCTTTCGGGCTTCCTGTTGTTCGGCGGTTGGGTGCGCGCGGCCGCCGCGGGCACCCGCGCGCCGTCGGTGACGCGGTACGCCCGCAACCGGGTGCGGCGCATCATGCCGGCCTACGTGGTGACGGTGCTGATCGCCTACGTCGTCTACGAATTTCGGGAGATCGCACCCAATCCCGGCCACACCTGGCACGGCCTGGTCCGCAACCTCACCCTCACGCAGATCTACAGCGGCAACTACGTGACCGCCTACATGCATCAGGGGCTGACCCAGATGTGGAGCCTGGCCGTGGAAGTGGCGTTCTACGCGGTGCTGCCCGCGCTTGCCTATCTGTTGCTGGTGGCGCTGTGCCGGCGCCGGTGGCGACCCGGACTGCTGTTGGCAGCCCTGGCCGGGCTGGGTTCGCTGAGCCCGCTGTGGCTGGTCGTCATCCACACCACCGACTGGCTGCCCAACGGGGCGGGCCTGTGGCTGCCGCACTACCTGATCTGGTTCGTCGGCGGCATGGTCCTTGCGGTATTGGCGGTCAACGGGATTCGCTGCTACGCGATCGCGGCGCTGCCGGTGGCTGTGGTCGCCTACCTGGTGGTGTCCACCCCGATCGCCGGCCGAACCGATGCTCCCGCACTGGATTTGAGTGAGGATGTTGCAAAGGTGCTGTTTTACGCTGTGATCGCCACCCTGGTGGTCGCACCGCTGCCACTGGGCAACCGTGGGTGGTATGCGCGGCTGCTGGGCAGCGGGCCGATGGTGTGGTTGGGCGAGATCTCCTACGAGATCTTCCTGGTGCACGTCATCGTGATGGAGATCGTGCTCGTGTCGGTGTTGCGTTGGCCGGTTTACACCGGGTCGGTGAGCGTGTTGTTCACCGCGACACTTGCGTTCACCATTCCGGTCGCATGGGTGCTGCACCGGCTGACCAGGCCCCGGGTCCGTCGGTGACCGTTTAAACCGCCGCGCGCCGGGAACTCACGGTCTGTGACCATCGTGCGACGGGCAGTGCTGACCTACCTTGCGGGACATCCGCAGGTCTACGACATCTTGCATGCGATCGTGGGAATCTACGTCGAGCGCGCCAACCGGTCAGCGACGCGCTACCACCACCTGCGGGCTCATCAGCCCGCTGCGCAGATCCACCTCGATGGCCGGGTCGGCATGGGCCGCAAGTGCTCGTAGCGCCGACGGACTGTAGGAGCGCAACGAGCTGATCACCCCGTCGTGCACGAACGGGACCAGCGGCGCGAACGGCAGCATCACCGCGAGCCGGGCCAGATGCAGCGGCGACGGCGGGCGGGGCAGATCGATGATCAGCAGCGTGTCCGCGACCCGGGTACCCTCGGCGAAGGCCCGCGCTGCCTGCGGCGGTGTCAGGTGGTGAAACGACAGCGCGAACACCGCCAGATCGAAATGGTGATCCGGCGCGTCGATGTCGGTGGCGTCCATTCGGCGCACCGTCGCCCGCGGATGTGCACCGAGGTCGCTGGCGGCCAGCGCGGCCACCGACGCCGGGTCCACATCGGTCACGGTCAGTTCGGCCGTGGGATGCCACTCGAGCAGTTTGCGGGACAATCCGCCGTGCCCGGCGCCGAGTTCGAGGACCTTCGGATCGGGTATTTCGGCCAGCTCGTCGAGCACAAGTTTCGCGAAACGCTCGGTCTCGCCGAAGAATTGGCCCGTCCATTCCAGAGCCTGCAAGACAGCGCGCTTGCGCGCCTGACCGGCGGCGTCGGCGTCGGTGTCGCGGTCGAGGTACTCCAGCCGGTCGGTCTGCAGGAGCCGATCCACGCACGACGCGTCCGGGCCGCCGCGAGGCATGCGCGCGATGTCGGCGACTGAACGGGTCATGTAGACCATGATGGACGATTGCGAGCGCCCTCAACCAGCTGAAGCGAGAGGAGCATGACATTGGCCGAGTTCGTCGCCGCGATCGACCAGGGCACCACCAGCACCCGCTGCATGATCTTCGACCACGGCGGCGCCGAGATCGGCCGTCACCAGCTCGAGCACGAGCAGATCCTGCCGAAGGCCGGTTGGGTCGAGCACAACCCGGTCGAGATCTGGGAGCGCACCGCAGCGGTGATCCAGTCGGCGCTCAACAACACCGAGCTGTCGGCGACCGATCTGGCCGCCCTGGGCATCACCAACCAGCGCGAGACCACGCTGGTGTGGAATCGGCGCACCGGACGCCCGTACTACAACGCGATCGTGTGGCAGGACACCCGCACCGACCGCATCGCCTCGGCGCTGGAGCGCGACGGGCGCGGTGACGTGATCCGTCGCAAGGCGGGCCTGCCGCCCGCCACCTACTTCTCCGGCGGCAAGCTGCAGTGGATTCTCGACAACGTCGACGGGGTACGCCGCGACGCCGAGAACGGCGACGCGATCTTCGGCACCGCCGACACCTGGGTGCTGTGGAACTTCACGGGCGGA comes from Mycolicibacterium pulveris and encodes:
- the egtD gene encoding L-histidine N(alpha)-methyltransferase; its protein translation is MTLSLSNHLPANSAARALRRDVLDGLTQTPKALPPKLFYDSIGSELFDQITRLPEYYPTRTEAQILRARSAEIAEASGADTLVELGSGTSEKTRMLLDALRDGGTLRRFVPFDVDAGVLNAAGAAIQKEYPGVEVDAVCGDFEEHLGEIPRVGRRLIAFLGSTIGNLTPQPRARFLTTLAQTMRPGDSLLLGTDLVKDTERLVRAYDDSAGVTARFNRNVLAVINRELDADFDLQAFDHVARFNAEEERIEMWLRARGAQRVYVRELDLTVDFTDDEEMLTEVSCKFRPDGIAAELAAAGLRRTHWWTDPAGDFGLSLSTK
- a CDS encoding acyltransferase family protein, with protein sequence MSRPAADDVDQGGLEQVATVDRVASLTGVRAVAALLVMGTHAAYGTGTYNRGYVGLVYARMEIGVAIFFVLSGFLLFGGWVRAAAAGTRAPSVTRYARNRVRRIMPAYVVTVLIAYVVYEFREIAPNPGHTWHGLVRNLTLTQIYSGNYVTAYMHQGLTQMWSLAVEVAFYAVLPALAYLLLVALCRRRWRPGLLLAALAGLGSLSPLWLVVIHTTDWLPNGAGLWLPHYLIWFVGGMVLAVLAVNGIRCYAIAALPVAVVAYLVVSTPIAGRTDAPALDLSEDVAKVLFYAVIATLVVAPLPLGNRGWYARLLGSGPMVWLGEISYEIFLVHVIVMEIVLVSVLRWPVYTGSVSVLFTATLAFTIPVAWVLHRLTRPRVRR
- a CDS encoding DUF4242 domain-containing protein, which translates into the protein MKTFIIEREVPGASELTTAELAEMSRKCNIAAASMGVPYRWVTSYVTGDKIYCIHEADDETVVREHARRCGFKATTLAVVIAEFGPHTADV
- a CDS encoding PGRS repeat-containing protein, whose amino-acid sequence is MNGAATRTGTYIGRIGVLAVILGVGVCVAPAAADPDASPQAGVGTHAAVEKPSLAEWFEPVAAATEAPRVQASSPVATAPAHRTAQRPVRNGSTGEIEPASTASAGDLAADFELSRFFFAPTTLAAHAAHRTTSEAAPTAAVSTSLFSPTGAFLGAVGPGGWLIGDGVLPGQNGGLLIGNGADGGPGQDGGRGGLLMGNGGNGGAGLPGQDGGNGGDAGLFGNGGNGGLGGVGDAEGKAGNGGRGGNGGLLMGNGGAGGNGGTAENDSYADGGRGGDGGNSGFLGNGGNGGNGGNASSTTEDALGGRGGAGGDGGLLGDGGRGGLGGDATTGSGTALGANGGNGGAGGNGGLLGGDGGEGGAGGRGTSITGNFGGGGNGGNGGRGGLNGNGGAGGAGGDGQNGRGSAMGGSGGTGGNGNLSGTGGAGGSGGAGTSEGGGLGFGGTGGDGGSPGGAGGTGGTGSTNNGNNGNNG
- the egtC gene encoding ergothioneine biosynthesis protein EgtC; this encodes MCRHLGWLGDPVSVASLVLDPANGLLVQSYAPRRQKHGLMNADGWGVGFFSSDVPDGTPRRWRSATPLWGDASFASMAPALRGGCIVAAVRSASIGMPIEATASAPFTDGTWLLSHNGLVARDVLPLSRHAESTNDSALLAALIFERGLDRLTDTLAKVAAADPNARLNILAGNGSRLIATTWGDTLSVLRRDDGTVLASEPYDDDPRWQELPDRHLISVVAGADIELIPLKGSS
- a CDS encoding glutamate--cysteine ligase; amino-acid sequence: MGEDVKQTEYSRAHRREYRRKVQQCLDVFETMLNQSSFEFERPLTGMEIECNLVDSAYQPAMTNQEVLEAIADPAYQTELGAYNIEFNVPPRRLPGRAALELENDVRASLNAAERKANDHDAHIVMIGILPTLMPQHLTGRWMSESTRYQALNDSIFTARGEDILIDIAGPERLSLQTESIAPESACTSMQLHLQVSPAEFAHNWNAAQVLAGPQLALGANSPYFFGHHLWAETRIELFAQATDTRPDELKAQGVRPRVWFGERWITSIFDLFEENVRYFPSLLPELTDEDPAFELAQGRTPRLAELRLHNGTIYRWNRPVYDVVEQDGAGRPHLRVENRVLPAGPTVVDMMANAAFYYGTLRTLSEEDRPLWTKMSFAAAQHNFIESARDGMDARLYWPGLGEVTPDELVLRQLLPMADEGLRRWEVASEVRDRYLGVIEGRAKTGRNGSAWQVATVTALQEGGRSRPDALAEMLRLYCERMHSNEPVHTWDQP
- a CDS encoding response regulator transcription factor, whose protein sequence is MLRLLGDGLTNAELAERLYLSVKTIDKHVSAILDKLAVTNRRDAVRRAREAGILD
- the egtB gene encoding ergothioneine biosynthesis protein EgtB; the encoded protein is MTGREQLARELTAARDRTLRLVDFDDAELGRQYHPLMSPLVWDLAHIGQQEELWLLRDGNPDRPGMLAPEVERLYDAFVHPRAGRADLPLLPPTDARAYCRTVRDKALDVLDALPDDGSDPGAAFNFGLVISHENQHDETMLQALNLRVGAPLLDAGAPLPAGRAGVAGTSVLVPGGAFVLGVDAATEPHSLDNERPAHVVDVPSFRIGRVPVTNGEWQQFLDDGGYDEPRWWSRAGWAHRVQAGLRAPQFWNPDGTRIRFGHVEAIPADEPVQHVTYFEAEAYAAWAGARLPTEVEWEKACAWDPALGARRRYPWGASEPTAHLANLGGDALRPAPVGAYPAGASAYGAEQMLGDVWEWTTSPLRAWPGFTPMIYERYSQPFFDGDYKVLRGGSWAVAANILRPSFRNWDHPIRRQIFAGVRLAWSVEEGQA
- the egtE gene encoding ergothioneine biosynthesis PLP-dependent enzyme EgtE, with the protein product MSLGEQWRSARPKVAGLHLDSAACSRQSFAVLDATARHARHEAEVGGYVAAEAAAPVLDAGRAAVAALTGLPADHVVFTTGANHALDLLLSSWPGERTVACLPGEYGPNLAIMAANGFDVRALPVDGHGRLDVDTAARQLGVGPPAVVHLTALASHRGLKQPLAALADVCRDLGAALVVDAAQALGHLDCAVRPAAIYSSSRKWLAGPRGVGVLALHPDLASRLRPRLPPPEWNLSLTVIERLQHGEANVAGRVGFSVAVGEHLAAGAEQMRARLAEIGRWTREALNDVPGWRVVEPLDEPTAITTLTPTGGADPQKVRAWLIDERGVVTTCAEVQRAPFELTAPVLRASPHIDVTRDELAQFAEALADATAEAG